A window from Esox lucius isolate fEsoLuc1 chromosome 16, fEsoLuc1.pri, whole genome shotgun sequence encodes these proteins:
- the lratd2b gene encoding protein LRATD2 produces the protein MGNQVEKLTHLSYDNVPTADPNGFDPEDDLGPRIGVSYIFSNDDDEQDERIEEPDKDQNEEEKQYDNSNELECVVYYRDESVYEKTLKHSDMITYTSDNLLKKCKTGDLVEFVSTGQYPHWAVYVGDFQVVHLHRAEIKNSLLTVASQGRRGRIVNELYKFRALPPEVVVQHAMGQVGVRDGELYWRNSECFAAWCKFGKREFKIGGELRIGKQPYRLKLLFSEKKSHVLEFQSFDDLIMEKRRNDQIGKDAVIQELANHLNSSDAEIKEERHHNANRAQ, from the coding sequence ATGGGGAACCAAGTAGAAAAACTGACACATCTGAGTTATGACAATGTTCCGACTGCTGACCCGAATGGGTTTGATCCGGAGGATGACTTGGGTCCGCGGATCGGAGTGTCTTATATCTTCTCCAACGACGACGACGAACAAGATGAACGTATTGAAGAACCCGACAAGGACCAGAACGAGGAAGAGAAACAATACGACAATAGCAACGAGCTGGAGTGTGTTGTATACTACCGGGACGAATCTGTGTACGAGAAAACCCTAAAACACTCTGATATGATCACATATACTTCCGATAATCTTTTGAAGAAATGCAAAACAGGGGATTTGGTAGAGTTTGTGTCTACAGGCCAATATCCTCACTGGGCAGTGTACGTAGGCGACTTTCAGGTAGTTCACCTTCACCGGGCTGAAATAAAGAACAGTTTACTGACTGTTGCTAGtcaggggaggagaggcagaatAGTGAACGAGTTGTATAAATTCCGCGCACTGCCACCGGAGGTGGTGGTGCAACACGCGATGGGACAAGTTGGAGTGCGAGATGGAGAGCTGTACTGGAGAAACTCAGAGTGCTTCGCCGCGTGGTGTAAGTTCGGGAAGAGAGAATTCAAAATAGGAGGGGAGCTCCGCATCGGTAAGCAGCCCTACCGGTTAAAACTACTGTTTTCTGAAAAGAAGAGCCACGTCCTGGAATTTCAGAGTTTTGACGACCTGATCATGGAGAAGCGAAGAAACGACCAGATAGGCAAAGATGCGGTGATACAAGAGCTTGCTAATCATCTGAACTCTAGCGATGCTGAAATTAAGGAAGAGCGCCATCACAATGCTAACCGCGCACAGTGA
- the nsmce2 gene encoding E3 SUMO-protein ligase NSE2 isoform X2: MLPWTLLKLLVLHISGAENEAGLEKLELMMLDCAKLDREINCFVGVVECVTAENQPETMFNLKSLVKDKFTEIQSRLSDEELQNHNKLVSFKESVRNALKTVNSGTTANTEEELDEDIAVTQSDVNFTCPLTQVDMVNPMKNKKCNHHYDQDAILEMIRNRLSQKKKLRCPVVGCDNTDVKQGDLVLDQMMKRQIQRKQSSMT, encoded by the exons GTGTTGCATATTTCAGGAGCAGAGAACGAAGCAGGCCTGGAGAAGCTGGAGCTCATGATGTTAGATTGTGCTAAACTGGATCGCGAAATAAACTGCTTTGTCGGGGTGGTGGAATGTGTCACCGCCGAG AATCAGCCAGAGACCATGTTCAATCTGAAGTCTCTAGTGAAGGACAAGTTCACTGAGATCCAAAGCAGACTGTCTGATGAGGAACTACAGAACCACAACAAGTTGGTCAGCTTCAAGGAGAGCGTCAGAAACGCACTCAAAACAG TGAACTCCGGGACGACGGCGAACACGGAGGAAGAGCTTGATGAGGACATCGCTGTGACACAGAGCGATGTCAACTTCACGTGTCCTCTGACTCAG GTGGACATGGTTAACCCAATGAAGAACAAGAAGTGTAACCATCATTATGACCAAGATGCTATTTTGGAGATGATCAGGAACCGACTCAGCCAGAAGAAGAAGCTACG CTGTCCTGTGGTTGGCTGTGACAACACCGACGTCAAGCAGGGAGACCTGGTCCTAGATCAGATGATGAAGAGACAAATTCAGAGGAAACAGTCCAGCATGACCTGA